Proteins encoded within one genomic window of Bacillus sp. 1NLA3E:
- a CDS encoding Acg family FMN-binding oxidoreductase: MKKKGLKMMTMFFLTFAVIIVGIFSVLMIKSGIFSTTQYLDPWKTTYSQQFKDIRVRLAAHGVLAANGHNMQPWIVRLDHKDANVFYLYADSNRLAPQVDPYARQTMVTQGAFLEYVKEAGDQIGFHTDIVLFPNGNYDEANLKESMDTKPVAKISLTKVEPINNELYPYIFLPDTNRGAYETTPLTKAQVNKLQDISDAKGVTLGIFQDEENLDRLGQYAMEGAKIESAVHRINEESANIFRANEYEKNKYRYGFSLEGEGITGLKKNVMQGMITMFPSINNEKASADLFEKSTQIAVEHTPTYAMIITKDNSRSNQVKAGMLYSRLILEAHNMGFVMQPPSQVLEEYPEMKEPYTKIHKEYAPGGKVIQMLVRMGKPTEVAQQTMRRDVMDLIKN, translated from the coding sequence ATGAAAAAGAAAGGGTTAAAGATGATGACTATGTTTTTCTTAACTTTTGCCGTGATCATCGTAGGTATTTTCTCTGTTTTAATGATAAAAAGTGGCATTTTTTCGACTACACAATATTTAGATCCATGGAAGACTACCTATTCACAACAATTTAAGGATATAAGAGTACGCCTTGCTGCCCATGGTGTACTAGCTGCGAATGGACATAATATGCAGCCATGGATTGTACGTCTGGATCATAAAGATGCGAATGTCTTTTACCTGTATGCCGATTCAAATCGGTTAGCTCCACAAGTGGATCCTTATGCTCGTCAAACGATGGTGACACAAGGGGCTTTTTTAGAATATGTGAAAGAGGCAGGTGATCAAATAGGCTTTCACACAGACATCGTTCTTTTTCCAAACGGCAATTATGATGAAGCGAACCTAAAAGAAAGCATGGATACAAAACCAGTTGCAAAAATTTCTCTGACAAAAGTGGAACCAATAAATAATGAACTTTATCCATACATATTTCTTCCAGATACAAACAGAGGAGCCTATGAGACAACGCCATTAACGAAAGCCCAAGTAAATAAGCTACAAGATATCTCTGATGCAAAAGGTGTGACATTAGGAATTTTTCAAGATGAAGAGAATTTAGATAGACTTGGTCAATACGCTATGGAAGGGGCTAAAATTGAGTCTGCTGTACATCGAATTAATGAAGAATCTGCAAATATTTTTCGGGCGAATGAGTATGAAAAGAACAAGTACAGATATGGATTTTCATTGGAAGGGGAAGGAATTACAGGATTGAAGAAAAATGTGATGCAAGGAATGATCACCATGTTTCCTTCCATCAACAATGAGAAAGCATCAGCTGATTTGTTTGAGAAGTCCACACAGATTGCCGTGGAACATACACCAACCTATGCGATGATTATTACGAAAGATAATAGCCGTAGTAATCAGGTAAAAGCAGGTATGCTCTACAGTCGTCTCATATTGGAAGCACATAATATGGGCTTTGTGATGCAGCCGCCAAGTCAAGTGTTGGAAGAGTACCCAGAAATGAAGGAACCGTATACGAAAATCCATAAGGAATATGCACCAGGTGGAAAAGTCATTCAAATGCTAGTTCGTATGGGGAAACCAACCGAAGTGGCTCAGCAAACCATGAGACGAGATGTCATGGATCTTATCAAGAACTAA
- a CDS encoding YfiT family bacillithiol transferase, producing MDKRYPIGQFDCPNEVQEKDIKMWIKEMTTLPSRLNALTVSLDELKLTKTYRENSWNVRQVIHHIIDSHLNGYIRMKLALTEENPVVKTYEESEWAKLIDYELPIKVSLQLLDSLHERWTYLLKNLTATQLQRTYQYPDGSKMRIEQSIALYAWHGNHHLAHIEQALNN from the coding sequence ATGGATAAAAGATACCCAATTGGACAATTCGATTGTCCTAATGAAGTACAAGAAAAAGATATTAAAATGTGGATTAAAGAAATGACCACACTACCTAGTCGTTTAAATGCGTTAACTGTATCCCTTGATGAATTGAAATTAACAAAAACGTATAGAGAAAATAGCTGGAATGTACGTCAAGTTATTCACCATATTATCGATAGCCATTTAAATGGTTATATACGAATGAAATTAGCTTTGACAGAAGAAAATCCAGTGGTCAAAACGTATGAAGAAAGTGAATGGGCAAAGCTAATAGATTATGAGTTACCTATTAAAGTTTCATTACAGCTATTAGATAGTCTACATGAACGCTGGACATATTTACTTAAAAATCTAACAGCTACTCAATTACAGCGTACATATCAGTATCCTGATGGTAGTAAAATGCGAATTGAACAAAGTATCGCACTTTACGCATGGCATGGTAATCACCATTTGGCACATATTGAACAAGCTTTAAATAATTAA
- a CDS encoding TetR/AcrR family transcriptional regulator, with translation MGVSERKQKEKEIRRNDIIEAAERVFFTKGYATSTMDDVAKEAEFSKRTVYVYFKSKEQLYFEIMIRGWKLLNTMLEEELNTLLGGNSLQRLRQIGTTLLTFSQLQPNYFEAIVEYETSERDFEKGITDQSREECYAEGEKIFRFLMTTLQQGVEEGSIRKDLDLLNTALILWSSTIGVFNVAKKKANYIKHYHHRNSEELIPEAFELLLTSIKN, from the coding sequence ATGGGAGTATCTGAACGAAAACAAAAGGAAAAGGAAATTCGAAGGAACGATATTATTGAAGCGGCAGAACGAGTGTTTTTTACAAAGGGATATGCTACATCGACCATGGACGATGTAGCGAAAGAAGCAGAGTTTAGCAAACGAACGGTGTACGTTTATTTTAAAAGCAAAGAGCAACTCTATTTTGAAATTATGATTAGAGGATGGAAATTATTAAATACCATGTTAGAAGAAGAACTCAACACATTACTGGGTGGGAATTCATTGCAACGATTAAGACAAATCGGAACAACTCTTTTAACATTTAGCCAGTTACAACCAAACTATTTTGAGGCAATTGTGGAATATGAAACGAGTGAACGAGATTTTGAAAAAGGGATCACCGATCAATCGAGAGAAGAATGCTATGCCGAAGGAGAGAAAATTTTCAGGTTTTTGATGACGACATTACAACAGGGAGTGGAGGAAGGTTCCATACGTAAAGACTTGGATCTTTTAAATACGGCTTTGATTTTATGGTCATCTACAATTGGAGTCTTTAATGTAGCGAAGAAGAAAGCTAATTATATCAAACATTATCACCATAGAAATTCCGAAGAGCTAATACCTGAAGCGTTTGAATTACTACTTACATCTATTAAAAATTAA